From a region of the Cyclopterus lumpus isolate fCycLum1 chromosome 5, fCycLum1.pri, whole genome shotgun sequence genome:
- the il17rc gene encoding uncharacterized protein il17rc gives MFLPGWSILCVLHTLRMSACGLEISGYDSHEVICLQVISNCTIKDEMPLIVAENNGLDVRNLTPYFELCCRDGALCALCLVIDTEINFNPETDMEDEGHSGNDEEDYSEESVRNPKASVTLCYTAASAMPMCKKVEFTVNHAALTQKNWAKFSVVINKPAGVSFSSHVTVYSSKPSHLSREVVAPSLDNVCSQAQQERVEQCRVPRVSSVINQERNQVELQFAGRNKSLLYVCIQYEQNGRCQTWNRTPIPLYSVTTCMCLQVWNEVQLRRSLSCPFINTDFLQKNVWQNVSVSVRQGQMSNYRPMLWWNLSAPCRLEGEVWPCLRETTCREIKGFRQQLANSTWRQNSKGQWEKTGVFEEIKLQLSPCVMVKVKGMGDELGPFCLKNSGRRRWILLVVGIMLLVCLTVLVCYLLHDFVKKWVWSWGHGGLVKIGRRGHVVLLSPPDMDDRVSESVCRLGSQLCNKGFSVSVDQCSRKEQCTLGPLPWLHSQLLELNSRGGRVVLVLTRKALERAKEWTHRNTEVIKTKGDDMDLPQICSPYSDIFTASLCLIQADNQQGRAGERFLLVTLDSHPSSDRSLPELLQGLPLFQLPSHSQALFSELTVGRTGRGSGQRIWTDLTAFGGWRAKTKEGPDQQKASYGKCAEVEETWRQSV, from the exons ATGTTTCTTCCTGGATGGtccattttgtgtgttttacacacTCTACGCATGTCAGCCTGTGGTTTGGAGATTTCTGGATATGACAGCCATGAAGTCATTTGCTTGCAG GTTATTTCCAATTGCACCATAAAGGATGAGATGCCCCTTATTGTAGCAGAGAATAATGGTCTGGATGTCCGCAACCTGACTCCATATTTCGAGCTCTGCTGCAGAGACGGGGCGCTGTGTGCATTATGTCTTGTGATAGACACAGAGATCAACTTCAATCCAGAAACAGACATGGAGGATGAAGGCCACTCTGGGAATGATGAAGAGGATTATAGCGAGGAGTCAGTGAGAAATCCAAAAG cgtctgtgactctgtgttaCACTGCAGCATCTGCCATGCCCATGTGCAAGAAGGTGGAGTTTACAGTTAATCATGCAGCTCTTACTCAGAAAAACTGGGCAAAG TTTTCTGTGGTGATCAATAAGCCAGCTGGGGTTTCCTTCAGCAGTCATGTGACTGTTTATTCTTCTAAACCGTCACATCTAAGTCGAGAGGTTGTCGCTCCTTCTCTAGATAATG TGTGCTCCCAGGCCCAGCAGGAACGTGTGGAACAGTGCAGAG TGCCCAGAGTCAGCAGTGTAATTAACCAAGAGAGGAATCAGGTGGAGCTGCAGTTTGCTGGCAGGAATAAAAGCCTCCTCTATGTGTGCATCCAGTACGAGCAGAATGGAAGATGTCAG ACATGGAACAGGACACCCATCCCACTGTATTCTGTGACCACCTGCATGTGTCTCCAG gtaTGGAATGAGGTCCAGCTGAGGCGCTCTCTAAGCTGCCCCTTCATTAACACAG ATTTCCTCCAAAAGAACGTATGGCAGAATGTGTCAGTGTCTGTTAGACAGGGTCAAATGAGCAACTACCGCCCAATGCTGTGGTGGAACCTGTCTGCCCCCTGCAGGCTGGAGGGTGAAGTGTGGCCCTGCCTCAGAGAAACCACCTGCAGGGAGATAAAGGGCTTTAGACAACAGCTGGCAAACAGCACATGGAGACAAAACAGCAAGGGACAGTGG GAGAAAACAGGAGTGTTTGAAGAAATCAAACTTCAACTCTCACCATGTGTGATG GTGAAGGTCAAGGGAATGGGAGATGAGCTGGGTCCATTCTGTCTTAAAAACA GTGGCAGGAGGCGCTGGATTCTCCTGGTTGTTGGCATCATGCTGCTGGTTTGCCTGACAGTGCTTGTATGTTATCTCCTTCATGACTTTGTCAAGA AATGGGTGTGGAGCTGGGGTCATGGCGGATTGGTAAAAA TTGGCAGAAGAGGTCATGTGGTGTTGTTAAGCCCACCGGATATGGATGATCGTGTTTCGGAGTCAGTATGCCGACTCGGTTCCCAGCTCTGTAACAAGGGCTTCAGCGTGTCTGTGGACCAGTGCAGCAGGAAGGAGCAATGCACTCTGGGGCCTCTGCCATGGCTGCACTCCCAGCTGCTGGAACTGAACAGCCGGGGCGGCCGAGTTGTGCTCGTCTTGACCCGCAAAGCCttagagagagcaaaggaatgGACCCATCGGAACACAGAGGTTATCAAGACAAAGGGGGATGACATGGACCTACCTCAGATATGTTCCCCTTACTCTGATATCTTCACAGCCTCCCTGTGCCTCATCCAAGCGGATAATCAGCAGGGCAGAGCAGGAGAACGTTTTCTTCTGGTGACACTTGACTCCCATCCAAGCAGTGACAGGAGTCTACCAGAGCTTCTTCAAGGTCTGCCCTTGTTCCAGCTTCCCTCTCATAGTCAGGCTCTCTTTTCTGAGCTCACAGTGGGAAGGACTGGGAGGGGATCAGGTCAAAGGATATGGACAGATCTGACAGCTTTCGGTGGATGGAGAGCAAAGACTAAAGAGGGACCAGATCAGCAGAAGGCCTCCTACGGTAAATGTGCAGAAGTTGAGGAAACTTGGCGACAAAGCGTTTGA
- the LOC117731519 gene encoding protein disulfide isomerase Creld1 — translation MEMGERMLHRNLLQAAWLCWLLAVQVHSCPDTCSKCSGPENDQCEECRAGWTLHNNICVDVDECGTELGICPTNSYCFNTDGSFDCRDCSPACVGCMGSGPARCRKCASGFTLTGSKCVDVDECSDRVLACHGLDEICTNTEGSFRCDCAKGFFHKDAVCVKKQHPSVQEKGLFEDIQDDELEVLQQMLFGVVLCALATLAAKGDLVYTSVFMGALAAMAGHWLSDRGDRLLGGFLKGR, via the exons ATGGAG ATGGGAGAAAGGATGCTTCACAGGAACCTGCTGCAGGCTGCTTGGCTGTGTTGGCTGTTGGCTGTTCAGGTGCACAGCTGTCCAGATACCTGCAGCAAGTGTTCAGGCCCAGAAAACGACCAGTGTGAGGAATGCAGAGCGGGATGGACACTCCATAATAACATCTGTGTAG ACGTCGATGAGTGTGGCACCGAGCTGGGTATCTGTCCTACAAACAGTTACTGCTTCAATACGGATGGATCATTTGATTGCCGAG ACTGTTCCCCGGCCTGTGTGGGCTGTATGGGTAGCGGACCAGCACGCTGCAGGAAATGTGCCTCTGGATTCACACTGACAGGGTCCAAGTGTGTGG aTGTAGATGAATGTAGTGACAGGGTACTGGCCTGTCATGGTCTGGATGAGATTTGTACCAACACAGAGGGCTCTTTCCGCTGTGACTGTGCTAAAGGCTTCTTCCATAAGGATGCTGTCTGTGTGAAGAAGCAGCATCCTA GTGTTCAAGAGAAAGGTCTGTTTGAGGATATCCAGGACGACGAGTTGGAGGTGCTGCAGCAGATGCTCTTCGGGGTGGTGCTGTGTGCTCTGGCCACATTGGCTGCGAAGGGAGATTTGGTCTACACATCTGTATTCATGGGAGCATTGGCCGCCATGGC